One window from the genome of Candidatus Coatesbacteria bacterium encodes:
- a CDS encoding MFS transporter yields MSGEGRTRLRNLTILAGSTLTVMAGATITPALPAMEAAFATVPRADLLVKLALSLPALFIALGGSAAGWLLDRWGRRPVLLVAVLLYTAAGSAGYWLESLGLILVSRACLGIAVAGTMTGCTTLIGDHFDGLGLERFLGLQGAATAVGGVLFLLTGGVLADVSWRHPFLVYLFALVVLPGILLTVRDAPPDARQTTSGKPPTALRWKPLLPYYALALGGMLAFYLVPTQIAFYLRELGIETNAPVGIAVALMTVFSAVGSLLYRRLKDRGSTRGVFRLNFALMGGGYILLGLAGGYVVAVIALVIAGLGMGLFLPNLNAALLARALRDHRGRVLGGSTTALYLGQFVAPLVAAPVVAWLGYDGLYLTAGGVMLAAVALSYRLPHSAGA; encoded by the coding sequence ATGAGCGGCGAAGGCCGGACCCGCCTGCGCAACCTGACCATCCTGGCCGGCTCGACGCTGACGGTGATGGCCGGGGCGACGATCACCCCGGCCCTGCCGGCGATGGAGGCGGCCTTCGCTACGGTGCCCCGGGCCGACCTGCTGGTCAAGCTGGCCCTGAGCCTGCCGGCGCTGTTCATCGCCCTGGGGGGGTCGGCGGCGGGTTGGCTGCTGGATCGCTGGGGCCGCCGTCCCGTCCTCCTCGTCGCCGTGCTGCTCTACACCGCCGCCGGCTCCGCCGGCTACTGGCTGGAAAGCCTGGGGCTGATCCTGGTCAGCCGGGCCTGTCTGGGGATCGCCGTCGCCGGGACGATGACCGGCTGCACCACCCTGATCGGCGACCACTTCGACGGCCTGGGGCTGGAACGCTTCCTCGGCCTGCAGGGCGCGGCGACGGCCGTCGGCGGGGTGTTGTTCCTGCTGACCGGCGGGGTGCTGGCCGACGTCAGTTGGCGCCACCCCTTCCTGGTCTATCTCTTCGCCCTGGTCGTCCTGCCCGGGATCCTGTTGACCGTGCGCGACGCCCCACCCGACGCCCGGCAAACCACCAGCGGAAAGCCGCCAACCGCTCTGCGCTGGAAGCCGCTGCTGCCCTACTACGCCCTGGCTCTGGGCGGTATGCTGGCCTTCTACCTGGTGCCGACGCAGATCGCCTTCTACCTGCGTGAGCTGGGTATCGAGACCAACGCCCCCGTCGGCATCGCCGTGGCCCTGATGACCGTCTTCTCCGCCGTGGGCTCCCTGCTCTACCGTCGACTAAAGGACCGCGGCAGCACCCGCGGCGTCTTCCGGCTCAACTTCGCCCTGATGGGCGGCGGCTACATTCTCCTCGGCCTGGCCGGCGGCTATGTCGTCGCCGTGATCGCCCTGGTGATCGCCGGATTGGGAATGGGCCTCTTTCTGCCCAACCTCAACGCCGCCCTGCTGGCCCGGGCCCTGCGGGACCACCGCGGCCGGGTCCTGGGCGGATCGACGACGGCCCTCTACCTCGGCCAGTTCGTTGCGCCCCTCGTCGCCGCCCCCGTCGTCGCCTGGCTGGGCTACGACGGGCTGTACCTCACCGCCGGCGGGGTGATGCTGGCCGCCGTCGCCCTCAGTTACCGCCTACCG